A window of the Emys orbicularis isolate rEmyOrb1 chromosome 1, rEmyOrb1.hap1, whole genome shotgun sequence genome harbors these coding sequences:
- the LOC135892618 gene encoding regenerating islet-derived protein 4-like, which produces MRLEREWEMRREELELRKQELKQEQEEKEKQCQHERDQPGAADSPCPQSWIPHGDSCYSYFAHQQSWAEAEAECQSSGHGAHLSSMLSAAEGGFVAGYLGQFPRAGDVWIGLSDPEQPDLFPISAERRLGLDSELLPQLRSLVQRGAPNAQTQEPCAELSSGTGFLKWKAEPCDVQTSFICKYQRQPGE; this is translated from the exons ATGCGGCTGGAACGTGAATGGGAGATGAGACGGGAAGAGCTTGAGTtaaggaagcaagaactgaagcaggagcaggaagagaaggagaaacaatgtcagcatgagcgggaccaac CAGGAGCCGCGGACTCGCCCTGCCCTCAGAGCTGGATACCGCACGGAGACAGCTGCTACAGCTACTTCGCCCACCAGCAGTCCTGGGCAGAGGCTGAG GCTGAGTGCCAGAGCTCCGGCCACGGGGCCCATCTCTCCTCCATGCTCAGCGCAGCAGAAGGCGGTTTTGTGGCTGGGTACCTCGGCCAGTTCCCACGAGCTGGTGACGTCTGGATCGGGCTCTCTGACCCTGAGCAG CCGGACCTCTTCCCCATCTCTGCAGAACGGAGGCTGGGCCTGGACAGCGAGCTCCTGCCTCAGCTACGCAGCCTGGTCCAGCGGGGAGCCCCCAACGCCCAGACGCAAGAGCCCTGTGCAGAGCTGAGCAGTGGCACAG GTTTTCTGAAGTGGAAGGCTGAGCCCTGTGATGTCCAAACCTCCTTCATCTGCAAGTACCAACGCCAGCCAGGGGAGTGA